A region of Nocardioides alkalitolerans DNA encodes the following proteins:
- the hutH gene encoding histidine ammonia-lyase: protein MSFPQVVVGTGPLSPEEVVAVARHGAGVRLGDDALAAIDRARGVVEGLAAAPTPSYGVSTGFGALATRHIPASRRRDLQRSLVRSHAAGTGPEVEREVTRALMLLRLSTLATGRTGVRRGTAALLAAVLDAGITPVVHEFGSLGCSGDLTPLSHCALALMGEGDVRDADGVLRPAADALAAAGLVPVELAEKEGLALINGTDGMLGMLVLAIADLRMLLATADVAAAMSVEAQLGTDRVFAADLQALRPHPGQGASAANLRRLLADSPVVASHRGPDCNRVQDAYSLRCSPQVHGAARDTVDHAALVAGRELASAIDNPVVLVDPDDPAGGRVESNGNFHGAPVAYVLDFLAIAAADVAGISERRTDRFLDRARNHGLPPFLAHDPGVDSGLMIAQYTQAALVSELKRLAVPASVDSIPSSAMQEDHVSMGWSAARKLRRVVDALARVVAVEAMTGARALDLRTAELGVGPARGTGAAVAALRAAGVAGAGPDRHLAPEIEAAVGLVASGALLTAVQQEIGELA, encoded by the coding sequence ATGAGCTTCCCGCAGGTCGTCGTCGGCACCGGACCCCTGAGCCCCGAGGAGGTCGTCGCGGTCGCGCGCCACGGCGCCGGGGTGCGGCTGGGCGACGACGCGCTCGCCGCGATCGACCGGGCCCGCGGCGTCGTCGAGGGCCTGGCGGCGGCGCCCACGCCGTCGTACGGCGTGTCCACCGGCTTCGGTGCCCTCGCCACGCGCCACATCCCGGCGAGCCGTCGCCGTGACCTGCAGCGCTCGCTGGTGCGCTCCCACGCGGCCGGGACCGGTCCGGAGGTCGAGCGGGAGGTGACGCGCGCGCTCATGCTGCTGCGGCTCTCGACGCTGGCGACCGGGCGCACCGGCGTACGCCGCGGGACCGCCGCCCTGCTGGCGGCGGTGCTGGACGCGGGGATCACGCCGGTGGTGCACGAGTTCGGGTCGCTGGGGTGCTCCGGCGACCTCACGCCCCTGTCGCACTGCGCGCTGGCGCTCATGGGCGAGGGCGACGTGCGGGACGCGGACGGCGTGCTGCGCCCGGCGGCCGACGCGCTCGCCGCGGCCGGCCTCGTGCCCGTCGAGCTGGCCGAGAAGGAGGGTCTCGCCCTCATCAACGGCACCGACGGGATGCTGGGGATGCTCGTCCTGGCGATCGCCGACCTGCGGATGCTCCTCGCGACGGCCGACGTCGCCGCGGCGATGAGCGTCGAGGCGCAGCTGGGCACCGACCGGGTGTTCGCCGCCGACCTGCAGGCGCTGCGCCCCCACCCGGGCCAGGGCGCCTCGGCGGCCAACCTGCGCCGGCTGCTGGCGGACTCGCCGGTGGTGGCGTCCCACCGCGGGCCCGACTGCAACCGCGTGCAGGACGCCTACTCCCTGCGCTGCTCGCCCCAGGTCCACGGCGCGGCGCGCGACACGGTGGACCACGCGGCGCTCGTGGCGGGCCGGGAGCTGGCGTCGGCCATCGACAACCCGGTGGTCCTCGTCGACCCGGACGACCCCGCCGGCGGCCGCGTCGAGTCCAACGGCAACTTCCACGGGGCGCCGGTCGCCTACGTGCTGGACTTCCTCGCGATCGCGGCCGCGGACGTCGCGGGGATCAGCGAGCGCCGTACGGACCGGTTCCTCGACCGGGCCCGCAACCACGGGCTGCCCCCGTTCCTCGCCCACGACCCGGGGGTGGACTCGGGGCTGATGATCGCGCAGTACACGCAGGCGGCCCTCGTCTCCGAGCTCAAGCGGCTCGCGGTGCCGGCCTCCGTCGACTCGATCCCGTCCTCGGCGATGCAGGAGGACCACGTGTCGATGGGCTGGTCGGCCGCCCGGAAGCTGCGGCGCGTGGTCGACGCGCTGGCCCGGGTCGTGGCCGTCGAGGCGATGACCGGTGCCCGCGCGCTCGACCTGCGGACCGCCGAGCTGGGCGTCGGCCCCGCCCGCGGCACGGGCGCGGCCGTCGCCGCCCTGCGCGCGGCCGGTGTCGCCGGCGCGGGCCCCGACCGTCACCTCGCCCCCGAGATCGAGGCGGCCGTCGGGCTCGTCGCCTCGGGTGCGCTCCTCACCGCCGTCCAGCAGGAGATCGGAGAACTGGCATGA
- the topA gene encoding type I DNA topoisomerase: MAHKLVIVESPTKARKIAGYLGKDFVVESSIGHIRDLPNNAADTPAKIKDKPWGRLAVDVDNGFQPYYVVPRDKKAHISKLKSLVKDADELFLATDGDREGEAIAWHLLDELKPKNIPVKRMVFHEITEQAIREAAENPRELAMDLVEAQETRRILDRLYGYEVSPVLWRKVMSGLSAGRVQSVATRLVVDRESERMRFRVASYWDLEGTFDAGSKHEQRMFPAKVHSVDGARVARGSDFGPDGQLKQAAAGKVVHLDRARAEALVSALGETTFDVRSVESKPYKRSPYAPFRTTTLQQEASRKLGMSASVTMSVAQRLYENGFITYMRTDSTTLSDSAVQAARAQVRELYGAEYVPDAPRVYASKVKNAQEAHEAIRPAGESFRTPAQTGLTGEQFRLYELIWMRTVASQMRDAVGQTVSIRVGGAAATGEDVVFGASGRVITFHGFLKAYVEGTDHGAASDDAETRLPQLAEGDAVSAASLAAAGHETKPPARYTEATLIKELEDREIGRPSTYASIIGTILNRGYVYKKGTALVPAWLAFSVVRLLTEHFPRQIDYEFTAQMEDVLDEIAAGRSDRNTELAEFYFGAGDVDGLKTLVNELGDIDAKELATFPVPFGGTDDGEDSGIQLRVGKYGPYLEGPGDDGTPLAKRANVPDDLPPDELTLEKAQELLANPAGEERELGRHPETGLVVVAKNGRYGPFVTELLPEDAPKSAKPRTGSLLSSMALDTIGLDDAVKLLSLPRVVGTDAEGVEITAQNGRYGPYLKKGTDSRSLTSEDQIFDITLDEALAIYAQPKQRGRAAAAPPLKELGNDPVSGQPIVVKAGRFGEYVTDGEYNATLRKDDSVEAVTLERAAELLAERRAKGPAKKAAKKGAKKAPAKKATAKKATAKKATAKKATAKKTAAKKTAATTKKAAAEKS, from the coding sequence GTGGCACACAAGCTGGTGATCGTTGAGTCGCCGACGAAGGCTCGGAAGATCGCGGGCTACCTGGGCAAGGACTTCGTGGTGGAGTCGTCGATCGGCCACATCCGCGACCTCCCCAACAACGCCGCCGACACCCCGGCCAAGATCAAGGACAAGCCGTGGGGCCGCCTCGCGGTGGACGTCGACAACGGCTTCCAGCCCTACTACGTGGTGCCGCGCGACAAGAAGGCCCACATCAGCAAGCTCAAGAGCCTGGTGAAGGACGCCGACGAGCTCTTCCTCGCCACCGACGGCGACCGCGAGGGTGAGGCCATCGCGTGGCACCTGCTCGACGAGCTGAAGCCGAAGAACATCCCCGTCAAGCGCATGGTGTTCCACGAGATCACCGAGCAGGCGATCCGTGAGGCCGCGGAGAACCCGCGTGAGCTGGCGATGGACCTCGTCGAGGCGCAGGAGACGCGGCGCATCCTCGACCGTCTCTACGGCTACGAGGTCTCGCCCGTGCTGTGGCGCAAGGTGATGAGCGGCCTTTCCGCGGGCCGCGTGCAGTCGGTCGCCACCCGCCTGGTGGTCGACCGCGAGTCCGAGCGCATGCGCTTCCGCGTGGCGTCGTACTGGGACCTCGAGGGCACCTTCGACGCCGGCTCGAAGCACGAGCAGCGCATGTTCCCGGCCAAGGTGCACTCCGTCGACGGGGCGCGCGTCGCGCGCGGCTCCGACTTCGGCCCCGACGGCCAGCTGAAGCAGGCGGCGGCCGGCAAGGTCGTCCACCTCGACCGGGCCCGGGCCGAGGCGCTCGTGAGCGCGCTCGGGGAGACGACGTTCGACGTGCGCTCGGTGGAGTCGAAGCCCTACAAGCGCTCGCCCTACGCACCGTTCCGCACGACGACGCTCCAGCAGGAGGCGTCGCGCAAGCTCGGCATGAGCGCGAGCGTCACGATGTCGGTGGCGCAGCGGCTCTACGAGAACGGCTTCATCACCTACATGCGCACCGACTCGACCACGCTGTCGGACAGCGCGGTGCAGGCCGCGCGCGCCCAGGTGCGGGAGCTGTACGGCGCGGAGTACGTGCCCGACGCCCCCCGCGTCTACGCGAGCAAGGTCAAGAACGCGCAGGAGGCGCACGAGGCGATCCGCCCAGCGGGCGAGTCGTTCCGCACCCCGGCGCAGACGGGTCTCACCGGTGAGCAGTTCCGGCTCTACGAGCTCATCTGGATGCGCACCGTCGCCTCCCAGATGCGGGACGCCGTCGGCCAGACCGTGTCGATCCGCGTCGGCGGCGCGGCCGCGACGGGCGAGGACGTCGTCTTCGGCGCCTCCGGTCGCGTCATCACGTTCCACGGCTTCCTCAAGGCGTACGTCGAGGGCACCGACCACGGCGCCGCGTCGGACGACGCGGAGACGCGCCTGCCCCAGCTGGCGGAGGGTGACGCGGTCTCCGCGGCCAGCCTCGCGGCGGCGGGTCACGAGACGAAGCCCCCGGCCCGCTACACCGAGGCCACGCTCATCAAGGAGCTGGAGGACCGGGAGATCGGTCGCCCGTCGACGTACGCGTCGATCATCGGCACCATCCTCAACCGGGGCTACGTCTACAAGAAGGGCACGGCGCTGGTGCCGGCCTGGCTGGCGTTCTCCGTCGTGCGGCTGCTGACCGAGCACTTCCCGCGCCAGATCGACTACGAGTTCACGGCCCAGATGGAGGACGTGCTCGACGAGATCGCGGCGGGTCGCTCCGACCGCAACACCGAGCTGGCGGAGTTCTACTTCGGGGCCGGCGACGTGGACGGCCTCAAGACGCTGGTCAACGAGCTGGGCGACATCGACGCGAAGGAGCTCGCGACGTTCCCGGTGCCGTTCGGTGGCACGGACGACGGCGAGGACTCGGGCATCCAGCTGCGGGTGGGCAAGTACGGGCCGTACCTCGAGGGTCCGGGCGACGACGGCACGCCGCTGGCGAAGCGCGCCAACGTGCCCGACGACCTGCCCCCCGACGAGCTGACGCTGGAGAAGGCGCAGGAGCTGCTGGCCAACCCCGCGGGCGAGGAGCGGGAGCTGGGCCGTCACCCGGAGACGGGCCTGGTCGTCGTCGCGAAGAACGGTCGCTACGGGCCGTTCGTCACGGAGCTGCTGCCCGAGGACGCGCCGAAGAGCGCCAAGCCGCGCACCGGTTCGCTGCTCAGCTCGATGGCGCTCGACACGATCGGCCTCGACGACGCGGTCAAGCTGCTCAGCCTGCCGCGGGTGGTCGGCACCGACGCGGAGGGCGTCGAGATCACCGCGCAGAACGGCCGGTACGGGCCCTACCTCAAGAAGGGCACCGACTCGCGGTCCCTGACGAGCGAGGACCAGATCTTCGACATCACGCTCGACGAGGCGCTGGCGATCTATGCCCAGCCGAAGCAGCGGGGCCGTGCCGCCGCCGCGCCGCCGCTCAAGGAGCTGGGCAACGACCCGGTCTCCGGGCAGCCCATCGTGGTCAAGGCGGGGCGCTTCGGGGAGTACGTGACGGACGGCGAGTACAACGCCACCCTCCGCAAGGACGACTCCGTCGAGGCCGTCACCCTCGAGCGCGCGGCCGAGCTCCTCGCGGAGCGTCGTGCCAAGGGCCCCGCGAAGAAGGCGGCCAAGAAGGGCGCGAAGAAGGCACCCGCGAAGAAGGCCACGGCCAAGAAGGCCACGGCCAAGAAGGCCACGGCGAAGAAGGCGACGGCGAAGAAGACGGCGGCCAAGAAGACCGCCGCGACGACGAAGAAGGCCGCGGCCGAGAAGTCCTGA
- a CDS encoding methyltransferase, which produces MTDSSTLPHRLRDALLGAGFTYDAVADLLGTTAHAALARNQTAPGLARTSDGSPLATLTRLFLLQTAVTRGDAEAALPDLVDRLAVEGFLETSVGEVRARLDCRPYAAPDAAGDHDLWVASDLTPGLDGLPNRVSADHVLGISSASTSLAQLTLRDDVVSALDLGTGCGVQALHLATHAARVVATDVNARALRLARFNAALNDLTGIEVRDGSYFEPVRDEQFDLIATNPPFVISPGTGERLVYRDSGLPGDRVVEDIVRTAPRHLTPGGWCQVLANWVITTGTPWDERLARWLGPTDEGIVSDAFVVQREVLDPAAYVELWLADEGATGTPEYLRRYDTWLSWFADQGIEGVGFGWINLRRRPDGAAGDATLRLEEWPYEVEQPIAGAIGAWGDAVDDLAALDDAALLDARLRVRSDVRQESFGEPGAADPEAIVLRQQRGFRRGHAADTVTAGLVGASDGDLTVGQILDALGQLLDEDAAELRRTYVPVVRGLVADGFLEV; this is translated from the coding sequence GTGACCGACTCGTCGACGCTGCCCCACCGTCTCCGCGACGCCCTGCTGGGGGCGGGGTTCACGTACGACGCCGTCGCCGACCTCCTCGGGACCACGGCGCACGCGGCGCTCGCGCGCAACCAGACCGCTCCCGGGCTCGCCCGCACGTCCGACGGCTCTCCGCTGGCGACGCTGACGCGCCTCTTCCTCCTGCAGACCGCCGTCACCCGCGGCGACGCCGAGGCCGCCCTGCCCGACCTCGTTGACCGGCTGGCGGTGGAGGGCTTCCTCGAGACCTCGGTCGGTGAGGTGCGGGCCCGCCTCGACTGTCGTCCCTACGCGGCGCCCGACGCCGCGGGCGACCACGACCTCTGGGTGGCCAGCGACCTCACGCCGGGGCTCGACGGGCTGCCCAACCGCGTGAGCGCCGACCACGTGCTGGGCATCAGCTCCGCCTCGACGTCCCTGGCGCAGCTCACCCTGCGCGACGACGTCGTCAGCGCGCTCGACCTGGGCACGGGCTGCGGCGTGCAGGCCCTGCACCTCGCCACCCACGCCGCGCGCGTGGTGGCGACGGACGTCAACGCGCGTGCGCTCCGCCTGGCCCGCTTCAACGCCGCGCTCAACGACCTCACCGGCATCGAGGTGCGCGACGGCTCCTACTTCGAGCCGGTGCGGGACGAGCAGTTCGACCTCATCGCCACCAACCCGCCGTTCGTCATCTCGCCCGGCACGGGCGAGCGCCTCGTCTACCGCGACTCGGGCCTGCCCGGCGACCGCGTCGTCGAGGACATCGTGCGCACCGCGCCCCGCCACCTCACGCCGGGCGGGTGGTGCCAGGTGCTCGCGAACTGGGTGATCACGACGGGCACCCCCTGGGACGAGCGGCTGGCCCGATGGCTCGGCCCGACCGACGAGGGCATCGTCAGCGACGCGTTCGTCGTGCAGCGCGAGGTGCTCGACCCCGCGGCGTACGTCGAGCTCTGGCTCGCCGACGAGGGCGCGACGGGCACGCCGGAGTACCTCCGGCGGTACGACACCTGGCTCTCGTGGTTTGCCGACCAGGGCATCGAGGGCGTCGGCTTCGGCTGGATCAACCTGCGCCGCCGTCCGGACGGCGCCGCGGGCGACGCCACGCTGCGCCTGGAGGAGTGGCCCTACGAGGTCGAGCAGCCCATCGCCGGTGCGATCGGCGCCTGGGGGGACGCGGTCGACGACCTTGCCGCCCTCGACGACGCGGCCCTCCTCGACGCCCGCCTGCGGGTGCGCTCGGACGTGCGGCAGGAATCGTTCGGTGAGCCCGGCGCGGCCGACCCGGAGGCGATCGTGCTCCGTCAGCAGCGAGGCTTCCGCCGGGGCCACGCGGCCGACACCGTGACGGCCGGCCTCGTCGGGGCGAGCGACGGGGACCTCACGGTGGGGCAGATCCTCGACGCCCTCGGGCAGCTCCTCGACGAGGACGCGGCCGAGCTGCGGCGCACCTACGTGCCGGTCGTCCGCGGCCTCGTGGCCGACGGCTTCCTCGAGGTCTGA
- a CDS encoding cold-shock protein: MTLGTVKWFNAEKGFGFIAQEDGGDDVFVHYSAIQTQGYKSLDENQKVEFDVTQGPKGPQAENVRPV, encoded by the coding sequence ATGACTCTGGGCACCGTGAAGTGGTTCAACGCTGAGAAGGGCTTCGGCTTCATCGCGCAGGAGGACGGCGGCGACGACGTCTTCGTGCACTACTCGGCCATCCAGACGCAGGGCTACAAGTCCCTCGACGAGAACCAGAAGGTCGAGTTCGACGTCACGCAGGGCCCCAAGGGCCCGCAGGCGGAGAACGTCCGCCCCGTCTGA